In the Xiamenia xianingshaonis genome, one interval contains:
- a CDS encoding phenylacetate--CoA ligase family protein — protein MAKKDLPYDQKYYDPDIECMPRPQLEAMQLERLQEMVRYAYDNTVYYKRAFDEAGVSPDDVKTLKDIEKFPFIDKKTERDTQHVGSFFGEMCSVPEEDVVFMATSSGSTGVPTVSPFTQEDFDLWQDTEARLFWQAGMRPNDRYVHALNFALYVGGPDVIGAQRLGALAIWVGAVPSDRLLFVLKQYQPTVIWTSPSYAWQLGEKAKEKGYDPKKDFSIRTIIVAGEPGGSITSTREAIEDLWGAKVVDFFGLSDIYGACAAMCEAKDGLHIVEDQILVETVDPVTGEVLEPGTQGELVYTTLMKKARPMIRFRTGDIGYVTNDPCECGRTLARIHITGRKDEMFIVGAVNVFPTDIEYVVRAEKGLTGEYSIRVYDQNFTTRYEVSVERAQGSTEPYDEVARRVELALKTHTGVRPAKVIVYDAGKLGTSSEHKASRFVDERSSSK, from the coding sequence ATGGCCAAAAAGGACCTTCCCTACGACCAGAAATACTACGACCCCGACATCGAGTGCATGCCGCGCCCCCAGCTGGAAGCGATGCAGCTCGAGCGTTTGCAGGAAATGGTCCGCTATGCCTACGACAACACGGTGTACTACAAACGCGCCTTCGACGAGGCCGGCGTGTCGCCTGACGACGTCAAGACGCTCAAGGACATCGAGAAGTTCCCGTTCATCGACAAGAAGACCGAACGCGACACCCAGCACGTCGGCAGCTTCTTCGGCGAAATGTGCTCCGTGCCCGAGGAAGACGTCGTGTTCATGGCCACCTCGTCCGGCTCCACCGGCGTGCCGACGGTGAGCCCCTTCACGCAGGAAGACTTCGATTTGTGGCAAGACACCGAGGCCCGTCTGTTCTGGCAGGCCGGCATGCGTCCGAACGACCGTTACGTCCACGCCCTCAACTTCGCGTTGTACGTGGGCGGCCCGGACGTCATCGGCGCCCAGCGCCTCGGCGCGCTCGCCATCTGGGTGGGCGCCGTGCCGAGCGACCGCTTGCTGTTCGTTCTGAAACAGTACCAGCCGACCGTCATCTGGACCAGCCCGTCGTACGCCTGGCAGCTGGGCGAAAAGGCAAAGGAGAAGGGCTACGACCCCAAGAAGGACTTCAGCATCCGCACCATCATCGTGGCCGGCGAGCCGGGCGGGTCGATCACGTCCACGCGCGAAGCCATCGAGGACTTGTGGGGCGCGAAGGTGGTCGACTTCTTCGGGCTGTCCGACATTTACGGTGCGTGCGCGGCCATGTGCGAGGCGAAAGACGGCCTGCACATCGTCGAAGACCAGATCCTCGTGGAAACCGTCGATCCCGTCACCGGTGAGGTTCTAGAACCAGGTACGCAAGGCGAACTTGTTTACACGACGCTCATGAAGAAGGCCCGCCCGATGATCCGCTTCCGCACGGGCGACATCGGGTACGTGACGAACGATCCGTGCGAATGCGGCCGCACGCTCGCCCGCATCCACATCACCGGCCGCAAAGACGAGATGTTCATCGTCGGCGCCGTCAACGTGTTCCCGACCGACATCGAATACGTCGTGCGCGCCGAAAAGGGCCTGACCGGCGAATACTCCATCCGCGTGTACGACCAGAACTTCACCACGCGCTACGAAGTGTCGGTCGAGCGCGCCCAGGGTTCCACCGAGCCCTACGACGAGGTGGCCCGCCGCGTCGAGCTGGCGCTGAAGACCCACACCGGCGTGCGTCCGGCCAAGGTCATCGTGTACGATGCCGGCAAGCTGGGCACTTCCAGCGAGCACAAGGCGTCCCGCTTCGTCGACGAGCGTTCGTCCAGCAAATAA
- a CDS encoding 2-oxoacid:acceptor oxidoreductase family protein, protein MIEVLWHGRGGQGAFTAARLLGAAASLAEGTYALAFPSFGPERRGAPMRAFTKVDAAPIGDRSAVEQADYVVYLDETLLVPGWEKELKPGGVVLVNSTRDASSFRDGRIVPIDADGISSAVLGRPIPNTVFLGALCTLDNALTRENVEEAIRGYMPAKLHAKNIAIVAAAVEAATAAVKAAQASAPAGAATTGQAEPAGEPAARDAGSPRDAGAGAACALALAPDVARRLVQPGPRSDVHIPALSDEALDPAVFARTTCFRAGHLVAKNAGWRNLRPVINRDVCTMCLQCEFHCPDGTIYRTSDDAGQAVAVDLDFCKGCGVCAKVCRFGAIDMVSEQAAASALASLAAIDEKEACVR, encoded by the coding sequence ATGATCGAAGTGTTATGGCACGGCCGCGGCGGCCAGGGCGCGTTCACGGCGGCGCGGCTGCTCGGCGCGGCGGCGTCGCTGGCGGAGGGGACGTATGCGCTTGCGTTCCCGTCGTTTGGGCCCGAGCGGCGCGGCGCCCCCATGCGGGCGTTCACGAAAGTCGACGCGGCGCCCATCGGCGACCGCAGCGCCGTTGAGCAGGCCGATTACGTGGTCTACCTCGATGAGACGCTATTAGTACCAGGTTGGGAAAAAGAACTGAAACCCGGCGGCGTCGTGCTCGTGAACAGCACGCGCGACGCCTCGTCGTTTCGCGACGGGCGCATCGTGCCGATCGACGCCGACGGCATCTCCAGCGCGGTGCTTGGCCGCCCCATTCCCAACACGGTGTTCCTCGGGGCGCTCTGCACGCTTGACAATGCTCTGACCAGGGAAAACGTAGAAGAGGCCATCAGGGGCTACATGCCGGCGAAGCTGCATGCCAAAAACATCGCCATCGTGGCGGCGGCCGTGGAAGCGGCGACGGCGGCAGTCAAAGCGGCGCAGGCGTCCGCCCCCGCCGGCGCTGCGACGACCGGGCAAGCCGAGCCCGCCGGCGAACCGGCCGCCCGCGACGCCGGCTCGCCCCGCGACGCCGGCGCTGGTGCGGCTTGCGCCCTCGCCCTTGCCCCCGACGTTGCCCGCCGCCTCGTCCAGCCCGGCCCGCGCTCCGACGTGCACATTCCGGCCCTGTCCGACGAAGCACTCGATCCGGCCGTCTTCGCCCGCACCACCTGCTTTCGCGCCGGCCACCTCGTCGCGAAGAACGCCGGCTGGCGCAACCTGCGCCCCGTCATAAACCGCGACGTGTGCACGATGTGCCTGCAGTGCGAGTTCCACTGCCCCGACGGCACCATCTACCGCACTTCCGACGACGCGGGGCAGGCCGTCGCCGTCGATCTGGACTTCTGCAAAGGGTGCGGCGTGTGCGCGAAGGTCTGCCGCTTCGGTGCCATCGACATGGTATCGGAACAGGCGGCGGCCTCTGCGCTCGCTTCGCTTGCGGCCATCGACGAAAAGGAGGCGTGCGTCCGATGA
- a CDS encoding macro domain-containing protein, with protein MPLHIVRDDIANMRTDAVIVPANPKLLIGGGAGEAVARIAGRGRLQAACDEIGGCAVGKAVVTPAFDFPANMIVHAVGPVWKGGESGEADALFSCVSEALRAASRAGAETMALPLLATGSFGFPSGLAIDIETRAIQAFLDACEADVWLVFYDRASMRAGRSMFDAIAEYIDDVYVGEHGFEATRAFRDYASTEGFVPHVAQSSARPSSAPPPMMAPSPDFSAKPSRGGLFKRKRKRKGAPAPAPTLEPQSLAERLAQLDESFAQTVLRLIDERGLTDVEVYKRANMSRQLFAKIRKDDGYRPTKKTACALVFALGLDHADAVALLARAGFALSHSSKFDVIVEYFLVNDIHDIFQVNEALFAYDQPLLG; from the coding sequence ATGCCGCTGCACATCGTACGGGACGACATTGCGAACATGCGCACGGACGCGGTCATCGTGCCCGCCAACCCGAAACTGCTGATCGGCGGCGGTGCGGGCGAGGCCGTGGCGCGCATTGCGGGGAGGGGCCGTTTGCAGGCCGCCTGCGACGAGATAGGCGGCTGCGCGGTCGGCAAGGCCGTGGTGACGCCCGCCTTCGACTTTCCCGCGAACATGATCGTGCATGCGGTCGGTCCCGTGTGGAAGGGCGGGGAATCCGGCGAGGCGGACGCTCTGTTCTCCTGCGTGAGCGAGGCCCTTCGCGCCGCTTCTCGCGCGGGCGCCGAAACGATGGCCCTGCCGCTTTTGGCGACCGGCTCGTTCGGGTTTCCGTCGGGTCTGGCCATTGACATCGAGACGCGGGCGATCCAGGCGTTTCTCGACGCCTGCGAGGCCGACGTGTGGCTGGTGTTCTACGACCGCGCGTCCATGCGTGCGGGGCGGTCGATGTTCGACGCGATAGCCGAATACATCGACGACGTCTACGTGGGCGAGCACGGCTTCGAGGCCACGAGGGCTTTTCGCGACTATGCGTCCACGGAAGGGTTCGTCCCGCATGTGGCGCAAAGCTCAGCCCGCCCGTCTTCGGCGCCGCCGCCCATGATGGCGCCGTCGCCTGATTTTTCGGCGAAGCCGAGCCGCGGCGGCCTTTTCAAAAGGAAGAGGAAGCGCAAGGGCGCGCCTGCTCCCGCGCCCACGCTCGAGCCGCAAAGCCTGGCCGAGCGTCTTGCGCAGCTGGACGAGTCGTTCGCGCAAACGGTGCTTCGCCTCATAGACGAACGCGGCCTGACCGACGTGGAGGTATACAAGCGCGCGAACATGAGCCGCCAACTCTTCGCGAAGATCCGCAAGGACGACGGCTACCGGCCCACGAAGAAGACCGCCTGCGCCCTCGTTTTCGCGCTCGGGCTCGACCATGCCGACGCGGTGGCGCTGCTTGCGCGGGCTGGGTTCGCGCTGTCGCACAGCTCGAAGTTCGACGTCATCGTGGAGTACTTCTTGGTGAACGACATCCACGACATCTTCCAGGTGAACGAGGCTCTTTTCGCCTATGACCAGCCTCTTCTGGGGTAG
- a CDS encoding DUF2442 domain-containing protein translates to MIRRIQKFEALPELQLFVRFDDGKAVVYDVLDDVRDIPSYAPLETVPGLFAQVQLDQSRTCVFWNEDIDLPSDVIYDFGREVSDSTTSIES, encoded by the coding sequence ATGATCAGGCGCATTCAAAAATTCGAAGCACTGCCCGAACTGCAGTTGTTCGTCAGGTTCGATGACGGCAAAGCCGTTGTGTACGACGTCCTCGATGACGTGCGCGACATTCCGTCGTACGCGCCCCTCGAAACGGTTCCCGGCCTGTTCGCACAGGTCCAGCTCGATCAAAGCAGGACATGCGTGTTTTGGAACGAAGACATCGATCTGCCCAGCGACGTCATATACGACTTCGGGCGCGAAGTTTCCGACTCGACAACCAGCATCGAAAGCTGA
- the porA gene encoding pyruvate ferredoxin oxidoreductase yields the protein MKRFLSGDEAFAEGVRLARPQVISAYPITPQTVVVERLSEMVEDGSLDAEYVHVESEHSALSCAIGASATGARTFTATSSQGLLYMAECLTYAAGGRFPIVMMNATRATALPWNIYGDQRDSLSLLDHGWIQVYAQDNQEALDLALMAYALAEDPRVSTPVMVNLDGFTITHTYENVDVPDPAAADAFLPPYDAPNNRFDFDHPVNIGYSAGPEFNRFYKYWEHRDMLAAASVVDEVESRFAEAFGRQYPGLVEAYRCDDADFVVVTLGATAGLVRGVVDALREEGVRAGMARIRYMRPFPARQLVSALAGAKAAAVIEQDISFGAEGTVFTNVNSALHQAGCATPTFDFIGGLGGDDITQSQVRGVFATLAQAACDAEDAASAAPRVSFLGIGED from the coding sequence ATGAAGCGTTTTCTCTCTGGCGACGAGGCGTTTGCCGAAGGCGTGCGCCTGGCTCGCCCCCAGGTCATTTCCGCGTACCCCATCACGCCGCAGACGGTCGTCGTCGAGCGGCTTTCCGAAATGGTGGAAGACGGCTCGCTGGATGCGGAATACGTGCACGTGGAATCGGAGCATTCCGCGCTGAGCTGCGCCATCGGGGCTTCGGCCACGGGCGCCCGCACGTTCACCGCCACGTCGAGCCAAGGGCTGCTCTACATGGCCGAGTGCCTCACGTATGCGGCCGGCGGGCGGTTTCCCATCGTCATGATGAACGCCACCCGCGCGACCGCGCTGCCGTGGAACATCTACGGCGACCAGCGCGACTCGTTGTCGCTTCTGGACCACGGGTGGATCCAGGTCTATGCGCAGGACAATCAAGAGGCGCTTGACCTGGCCCTTATGGCGTACGCGCTTGCCGAAGACCCGCGCGTGTCGACCCCGGTCATGGTGAACCTCGACGGCTTCACCATCACGCACACCTACGAAAACGTCGACGTCCCCGACCCGGCTGCCGCCGACGCCTTCCTGCCGCCCTACGACGCGCCGAACAATCGGTTCGACTTCGACCATCCGGTGAACATCGGCTATTCCGCCGGCCCGGAATTCAACCGCTTCTACAAGTACTGGGAGCATCGCGACATGCTGGCCGCCGCTTCCGTCGTCGACGAGGTGGAATCCCGCTTCGCCGAGGCGTTCGGCCGCCAATACCCCGGCCTGGTGGAGGCCTACCGCTGCGACGACGCCGATTTCGTGGTCGTCACGCTGGGGGCCACGGCAGGACTTGTGCGCGGCGTGGTTGACGCGCTGCGGGAAGAAGGCGTCCGCGCCGGCATGGCCCGCATCCGCTACATGCGGCCCTTCCCGGCAAGGCAGCTGGTGTCGGCGCTTGCCGGCGCGAAGGCGGCGGCCGTCATCGAGCAGGACATAAGCTTCGGCGCGGAAGGCACGGTGTTTACCAACGTTAACTCTGCGCTGCACCAGGCGGGATGCGCCACGCCCACCTTCGACTTCATCGGCGGCTTGGGTGGCGACGACATAACGCAATCCCAGGTGAGGGGCGTGTTCGCCACGCTGGCGCAGGCGGCCTGCGACGCCGAGGACGCCGCGTCTGCTGCGCCCCGGGTGAGCTTTCTGGGCATAGGGGAGGACTGA
- a CDS encoding LysR family transcriptional regulator substrate-binding protein, translated as MTKQFSISGQHYLFDVQTFAQVVLSAGGDAYHYALYDRTTQGVIDDVVSGLSDVGVIMQTSLTADALNDTLAAAGLEFHKLTESAPRVALPTAHPLVNAKSLTLDQLSDYPYIYFSQGPNSPEHLYEEALAGVPREKSIACTDRASLSELIVALNGYTVTSGILVGISDGSLLTTVPLDADVKLYLGYVTQAGKTLSDLEAAFVEKLAKNLERYARF; from the coding sequence ATGACCAAGCAGTTTTCCATTTCCGGACAGCATTACCTCTTCGACGTGCAGACGTTTGCGCAGGTCGTGCTGTCGGCGGGCGGCGACGCGTACCACTATGCGCTCTACGACCGCACCACCCAGGGCGTCATCGACGACGTGGTGTCGGGGCTTTCCGACGTGGGCGTCATCATGCAGACGTCGCTTACCGCCGACGCGCTGAACGACACGCTCGCCGCCGCCGGCCTGGAATTCCACAAGCTGACCGAAAGCGCCCCGCGCGTGGCGCTGCCGACCGCGCATCCGCTGGTGAACGCGAAGAGTCTCACGCTTGACCAGCTGTCCGACTACCCCTACATCTACTTCTCGCAGGGCCCGAATTCGCCCGAGCACCTGTACGAAGAGGCGCTTGCCGGCGTGCCGCGCGAAAAGTCCATCGCCTGCACCGACCGCGCGTCGCTGTCCGAGCTCATCGTGGCGCTGAACGGCTACACGGTCACAAGCGGCATCCTGGTGGGCATTTCCGACGGGTCGCTTTTGACCACCGTGCCGCTCGACGCCGACGTGAAGCTGTATCTGGGCTATGTCACGCAGGCCGGCAAAACGCTGTCCGACCTGGAGGCGGCCTTTGTCGAGAAGCTGGCGAAGAACCTCGAGCGTTACGCGCGGTTCTAA
- a CDS encoding N-acetylmuramoyl-L-alanine amidase family protein — protein MRFEITKATPTINKADAVLGVTTPQDIIDDTTVNGAPGAPALQKGTDYQVEVLDSEGAAIAGPALNKKYDTADAVTVQVSLLDPAQKNYEFSGSDSTTYTITPAVTEDGTYTASWKKGGDVTPVKGNAQAATIAYTGAELDGVADDIVGTFKDSTAGSTEVALSSTDFKAVWYDVDGKELGDGVEPTNPGVYTADVMLAGAAEDDDPVGQLTLTVQADLASQVKKTKGAGELITLTVNGCYPDDVRLEDTGDMTATDVAEQVAAALALDYNGTAVENPGDLFDYAVTMPTKGNPNGTVVLTNKAGAPQVFTNGLNLDFSFGESLPDVKEFAPVYYSPEGWIVKELVAFNIKSTDAQPAFGTDYTVTVYGKDGKVLDPAKSQYPIDAGTYKVAVTPVASGGNYVGEPQYVNFTIDPLPVTAKNGTFTWNGKYLKNGTFSMTYTGEPVVPEVGLEVTFKKQDGTVIDEDTSDDGFTIVPKYDYDHATEAERANYDGYIECENNVNVGTNTAVAKVTLVGNYSGGTTQNFSITTASLEGASVSATNQLAANFPENPTVADIVDPVVETIDGHELTLGTDYDILSITKKSATKNTTTYSFTVRGKGSYTGDATGEFNVTNKDLAELAVASLKSGQLFFYNTGEQPAEVVVNLKGATANALGQELTKGTDYDVTYENNVNAGTATAVITGDGEYAGELTVDFEIQPLLLDGASAEDIVLGGAEGLVYNGKAFEPEVLYNKSKLLPANVGYRNVEIYLDQYVDDLTYTYENNTNASTAEAPAYVVVSGKTGNFKGSVKVPFTIAQADIAKATVEAAPVAPGGDLADAVKVTLGEAALAAGTDYTVAAEGALPGKVTATVTGTGNYTGTATADVDVLYDVAGLSYQVSSGTYNGQSQTPVVTASYKDAAGKTVEVPASALNVAAGSYVNAGTYKIKVAGNNAAGWGGETTVGYTIAPATVTAKPQVSYAGGLPVVTVPGLTSNDFDWKADAATQTITVTYKGNYKGTAKVAYTPTVAPGDPGSAAGKTGWVGSGDDWAYYKDGKQVKDGWKWIDGAWYHFEKSGKMTDAQWFQDKDGKWYLLNQDHDGSYGAMLTGWQLVGKDWYYMGASGDMQSGWLKDGGEWYLLNTAHDGTFGKMLTGWQQDADGKWYYMDASGAMASNAWVGRYWVNGSGVWTATR, from the coding sequence TTGCGATTCGAGATCACCAAGGCCACTCCGACCATCAATAAGGCCGATGCTGTCCTTGGCGTGACCACGCCCCAGGACATCATTGACGACACCACTGTCAATGGCGCGCCCGGCGCACCTGCTCTGCAAAAAGGCACCGACTATCAGGTCGAGGTGCTGGACTCTGAAGGGGCTGCTATAGCTGGCCCGGCTTTGAACAAAAAATATGATACCGCCGATGCGGTTACCGTACAGGTTTCGCTGCTTGACCCTGCTCAGAAAAATTATGAATTCAGCGGCTCCGACAGCACGACCTATACCATCACGCCGGCCGTCACTGAAGACGGCACGTACACCGCTTCTTGGAAAAAGGGTGGTGATGTCACGCCTGTCAAGGGCAATGCTCAGGCTGCGACCATCGCTTACACGGGTGCCGAACTTGATGGTGTCGCCGATGACATCGTTGGCACCTTCAAGGACTCCACGGCCGGCAGCACCGAGGTGGCTCTTTCGTCCACCGACTTTAAGGCTGTCTGGTACGACGTCGACGGCAAGGAGCTCGGCGATGGCGTGGAGCCCACGAACCCGGGCGTGTACACGGCCGACGTCATGCTGGCGGGTGCTGCCGAGGATGACGACCCGGTGGGCCAGCTGACGCTCACTGTGCAGGCTGACCTGGCGTCTCAGGTCAAAAAGACCAAAGGTGCAGGAGAGCTGATCACGCTGACCGTCAACGGATGCTATCCTGACGACGTGCGGCTGGAGGATACCGGCGACATGACGGCGACCGACGTTGCCGAGCAGGTTGCGGCCGCTCTGGCGTTGGATTATAACGGCACCGCGGTCGAGAACCCTGGCGATCTGTTCGACTATGCGGTCACTATGCCGACCAAGGGCAATCCGAACGGCACCGTCGTTCTCACGAACAAGGCGGGCGCTCCGCAGGTCTTCACGAACGGCCTGAACCTCGACTTCTCCTTTGGCGAGAGCTTGCCCGACGTCAAGGAATTCGCGCCGGTGTACTACAGCCCGGAGGGGTGGATCGTCAAAGAACTGGTTGCCTTCAACATCAAGTCGACCGACGCCCAGCCGGCGTTCGGCACGGACTACACCGTGACCGTCTACGGCAAGGACGGCAAGGTCCTCGACCCGGCGAAGAGCCAGTATCCGATTGACGCCGGCACCTACAAGGTGGCGGTGACTCCTGTGGCGAGCGGCGGTAACTACGTCGGCGAGCCCCAGTACGTGAACTTCACCATCGACCCGCTGCCCGTCACGGCCAAGAACGGCACGTTCACCTGGAACGGCAAGTACCTGAAGAACGGCACGTTCTCGATGACCTACACCGGCGAGCCTGTCGTGCCGGAAGTCGGTCTCGAGGTGACGTTCAAGAAGCAGGACGGAACCGTCATTGATGAGGATACGTCGGACGACGGTTTCACGATCGTGCCCAAGTACGACTACGACCATGCGACCGAAGCCGAGCGTGCGAACTATGACGGCTACATCGAGTGCGAAAACAACGTGAACGTCGGCACGAACACCGCTGTCGCCAAGGTGACGCTGGTGGGCAACTATTCCGGCGGCACGACGCAGAACTTCTCCATCACGACCGCCAGCCTTGAGGGCGCTTCGGTGTCCGCGACGAACCAGCTCGCCGCGAACTTCCCGGAAAACCCGACCGTCGCCGACATCGTCGACCCGGTCGTGGAGACAATCGACGGCCATGAGCTCACGCTGGGCACCGACTACGACATTCTGTCCATCACGAAGAAGAGTGCCACCAAGAACACCACGACCTACTCCTTCACCGTCCGCGGCAAGGGCAGCTACACCGGTGACGCGACCGGTGAGTTTAACGTTACCAATAAGGATCTGGCGGAGCTGGCCGTCGCCTCGCTCAAGTCGGGCCAGCTGTTCTTCTACAACACGGGCGAGCAGCCTGCTGAAGTTGTGGTGAACCTGAAGGGCGCCACGGCGAACGCGCTCGGCCAAGAACTCACTAAGGGCACCGACTACGATGTGACCTATGAGAACAACGTCAACGCCGGCACTGCCACGGCGGTCATCACCGGCGACGGTGAGTATGCCGGCGAGCTGACGGTCGACTTCGAGATCCAGCCGCTGCTGCTCGACGGCGCCTCTGCTGAGGACATCGTGCTTGGCGGGGCCGAGGGCCTGGTGTACAACGGCAAGGCCTTCGAGCCCGAGGTGCTCTACAACAAGAGCAAGCTGCTTCCTGCCAACGTGGGCTATCGCAATGTCGAGATCTACCTTGACCAGTACGTCGACGACCTGACCTACACCTACGAGAACAACACCAACGCCTCCACCGCCGAGGCCCCGGCCTACGTGGTGGTCTCGGGCAAGACGGGTAACTTCAAGGGCTCCGTCAAGGTTCCGTTCACCATCGCCCAGGCCGACATCGCCAAGGCGACCGTCGAGGCCGCGCCCGTGGCCCCCGGCGGGGACCTGGCCGACGCCGTGAAGGTCACGCTCGGCGAGGCGGCTCTCGCCGCCGGCACCGACTACACGGTGGCCGCCGAGGGCGCGCTTCCGGGCAAGGTGACCGCGACCGTCACCGGCACGGGCAACTACACCGGCACGGCCACGGCCGACGTCGACGTGCTCTACGACGTGGCGGGCCTCAGCTACCAGGTGTCCTCCGGCACCTACAACGGGCAGTCCCAGACGCCGGTCGTGACGGCCTCCTACAAGGACGCCGCCGGCAAGACCGTCGAGGTCCCGGCCTCCGCGCTGAACGTCGCCGCCGGCTCCTACGTCAACGCCGGCACCTACAAGATCAAGGTCGCCGGCAACAACGCCGCCGGCTGGGGCGGAGAGACCACGGTCGGCTACACCATCGCCCCGGCGACGGTCACGGCCAAGCCGCAGGTCTCCTACGCCGGCGGCCTGCCGGTCGTCACGGTGCCCGGCCTGACCTCGAACGACTTCGACTGGAAGGCCGACGCGGCCACCCAGACCATCACCGTGACCTACAAGGGCAACTACAAGGGCACGGCGAAGGTGGCCTACACGCCGACCGTGGCCCCCGGCGACCCCGGCTCCGCGGCCGGCAAGACCGGCTGGGTCGGCTCCGGCGACGACTGGGCCTACTACAAGGACGGCAAGCAGGTCAAGGACGGCTGGAAGTGGATCGACGGCGCGTGGTACCACTTCGAGAAGAGCGGCAAGATGACCGACGCCCAGTGGTTCCAGGACAAGGACGGCAAGTGGTACCTGCTCAACCAGGACCACGACGGCTCCTACGGCGCCATGCTCACCGGCTGGCAGCTCGTCGGCAAGGACTGGTACTACATGGGCGCCTCCGGCGACATGCAGTCCGGCTGGCTGAAGGACGGCGGCGAGTGGTACCTGCTCAACACCGCCCACGACGGCACGTTCGGCAAGATGCTCACCGGCTGGCAGCAGGACGCCGACGGCAAGTGGTACTACATGGACGCCTCCGGCGCCATGGCCTCCAACGCGTGGGTCGGCCGCTACTGGGTCAACGGCTCCGGCGTGTGGACCGCAACCCGCTAG
- a CDS encoding DUF4160 domain-containing protein: MPEITRFYGIIIKMFFKPKEHEPSHVHALYGEYMGEINIATGEMIVGDLPPKAQLLVREWIDEHRTQLQDMWDSQSIKKLPPLK; encoded by the coding sequence ATGCCAGAAATCACACGTTTTTACGGAATCATAATCAAGATGTTCTTCAAGCCGAAGGAGCACGAACCGAGCCACGTCCATGCACTCTACGGAGAGTACATGGGCGAGATCAACATTGCGACAGGAGAAATGATTGTGGGAGACCTCCCTCCAAAAGCTCAACTGCTCGTTCGCGAGTGGATCGATGAGCATCGAACGCAATTGCAGGACATGTGGGACTCGCAGTCCATCAAAAAGCTTCCGCCCCTCAAGTAG
- a CDS encoding thiamine pyrophosphate-dependent enzyme, translated as MALNAKTISQDEFFFGHKACAGCGGSLAVRAALKVLGPHAVAALPAGCMSAVGFNFPQLSFANNAMITPFATTAAVLSGIEAGLRVQGKKPDDCTVVGFAGDGGTADIGLQALSGAIDRNDDVLYICYDNEAYMNTGIQKSSLTPFGASTTTTPAGANVHGCLTQKKSLFEIVAAHGIPYAATASVGYLSDFVRKVERARDIRGTRYIHVIVPCPTGWGCPVDSMVDVARDVVDCGLWYLAEYEGPAVSGLPRGRFTLSRNPKTFTSVADYLRSQGRFKALADEEIAQIEAARDETWTYLREHWA; from the coding sequence ATGGCGCTGAACGCAAAAACCATTTCCCAAGACGAATTCTTCTTCGGCCACAAGGCGTGCGCCGGCTGCGGCGGGTCGCTTGCGGTCCGCGCGGCGCTCAAGGTGTTGGGGCCTCATGCGGTCGCGGCGCTGCCGGCGGGCTGCATGAGCGCGGTCGGCTTCAACTTTCCCCAGCTCAGCTTTGCGAACAACGCGATGATCACGCCGTTTGCCACCACCGCCGCCGTGCTGTCGGGCATCGAGGCGGGCCTGCGCGTCCAAGGCAAGAAGCCCGATGACTGCACGGTCGTGGGCTTCGCGGGCGACGGCGGCACGGCCGACATCGGGCTGCAGGCGCTTTCGGGCGCCATTGACCGCAACGACGACGTGCTCTACATCTGCTACGACAACGAGGCGTACATGAACACGGGCATCCAAAAAAGCTCGCTCACGCCGTTCGGCGCCTCGACAACCACCACCCCCGCCGGCGCGAACGTGCACGGCTGCCTCACGCAGAAGAAAAGCCTGTTCGAGATCGTGGCGGCCCACGGCATCCCGTATGCGGCCACGGCCAGCGTGGGCTATCTGAGCGATTTCGTGCGCAAGGTCGAACGCGCCCGCGACATCCGCGGCACGCGCTACATCCACGTCATCGTGCCGTGCCCGACCGGCTGGGGCTGCCCGGTCGATTCGATGGTCGACGTGGCGCGCGACGTCGTGGACTGCGGGCTGTGGTACCTGGCAGAATACGAAGGTCCGGCAGTGTCCGGCCTTCCGCGTGGCCGCTTCACGCTTTCCCGCAACCCGAAGACGTTCACGAGCGTCGCCGACTATCTGCGCAGCCAAGGCCGCTTCAAGGCCCTCGCCGACGAAGAGATAGCCCAAATAGAGGCCGCCCGAGACGAAACCTGGACCTACCTGCGCGAACACTGGGCGTGA